The Xiphias gladius isolate SHS-SW01 ecotype Sanya breed wild chromosome 7, ASM1685928v1, whole genome shotgun sequence genome window below encodes:
- the zbtb16b gene encoding zinc finger and BTB domain-containing protein 16-A isoform X1 yields MGVLQLHNPTHPGTLLQRANQMRLSGTLCDVIITVDGQEFPAHRTVLACTSKMFEILFHRSSLRYALDFLSPKTFQQILEYAYTASLQATAEDLDDLLYAAEILEIEYLEEQCLKVLETIQAEESEEVAVRNHSSGDHSDHSRARHWRHMLMSKKHSIQDGPNRNTPTALHHLALYHMTERSSPGPEPQVAPESSPKLDAEVDMESSQQPRHHGAKLSQASSLDPARSIKSESMQVDEANSCEGRSSSAGEGSCVSDQPRDEGPGTPLRGSVITSARELHTGPEDGGQVVGNSLDCFPGIPEKHLASIYSVPSNQTGEGMLPVPVSVAPSMGVPLDPRAYSGLLHQGLLHRELLSRLGQFAAGMRHEGQAQGQQCCGECGLQLHSRQAMEQHRRLHNEEKGHGCEYCGKHFQDSMRLRMHMLSHTGMCRRREASAVERTTSPSVASQADSLLTVQRLITRHAPAEALVCDQCGATFSSEDALEGHRQTHTGTDMAVFCLLCAKRFQTQKALQQHMEVHAGMHSYICSHCERPFPSHTTLKRHLRSHTGDHPFECEFCGSCFRDDGTLRGHKRIHTGEKPYECNGCGKRFSLKHQLETHYRVHTGEKPFECKLCHQRSRDYSAMIKHLRTHNGASPYQCTICQDFCPSLAAMQKHMKSHKPEEVPADWRIEKTYLYVCYV; encoded by the exons ATGGGTGTGCTCCAGCTCCACAACCCCACTCACCCCGGCACGCTTCTGCAGCGAGCCAATCAGATGCGTCTGTCCGGCACCTTGTGTGATGTCATCATCACGGTGGACGGCCAGGAGTTCCCGGCGCACCGCACCGTCCTGGCCTGCACCAGCAAAATGTTCGAGATCTTGTTCCACCGCAGCAGCCTGCGCTACGCCCTGGACTTCCTGTCCCCCAAGACCTTCCAGCAGATCCTGGAGTACGCCTACACCGCGTCCCTCCAGGCCACAGCTGAGGACCTGGATGACTTGCTGTACGCCGCTGAGATCCTGGAGATCGAGTACCTGGAGGAGCAGTGTCTGAAGGTGCTGGAGACCATCCAGGCggaggagagtgaggaggtGGCAGTGAGGAATCACAGCTCCGGAGACCACAGTGACCATAGCCGGGCTAGGCACTGGAGGCACATGTTGATGTCCAAGAAGCATTCCATACAGGACGGACCCAACCGCAACACTCCCACCGCCCTACACCACCTGGCACTGTACCACATGACGGAGAGGAGCTCTCCTGGTCCAGAGCCTCAGGTTGCTCCTGAATCGAGCCCCAAGTTGGACGCGGAGGTTGACATGGAGAGCTCCCAGCAGCCTCGTCACCACGGTGCAAAGCTATCCCAGGCCTCATCCCTGGATCCCGCTAGAAGTATCAAATCAGAGAGCATGCAGGTGGATGAGGCCAACAGCTGCGAGGGCAGGTCCTCCAGTGCTGGGGAGGGGAGCTGCGTGTCAGACCAGCCCAGAGACGAGGGCCCGGGGACGCCCCTGAGAGGCAGTGTGATCACCAGTGCTCGAGAGCTGCACACAGGCCCCGAAGACGGAGGACAAGTGGTGGGGAATTCTCTTGACTGTTTCCCCGGGATCCCCGAGAAACATCTGGCCTCCATATACTCGGTGCCCTCCAACCAGACAGGGGAGGGGATGCTGCCAGTGCCCGTTTCAGTGGCCCCGTCCATGGGCGTGCCACTGGACCCGAGGGCCTACAGCGGTCTGCTGCACCAGGGCTTGCTGCACAGAGAGCTCCTCAGCAGGCTGGGCCAGTTTGCAGCGGGCATGAGGCACGAGGGCCAGGCTCAAGGGCAGCAGTGCTGTGGCGAATGTGGGCTTCAGCTGCACAGCAGGCAGGCCATGGAGCAGCACAG GAGGCTGCATAACGAGGAGAAGGGCCACGGCTGTGAATACTGTGGCAAACACTTCCAGGACAGCATGCGGCTAAGGATGCACATGCTGTCTCACACAG GGATGTGCCGCAGGCGGGAAGCGTCTGCTGTAGAGAGAACAACCAGTCCTTCTGTGGCCTCTCAGGCAGACAGTCTGCTCACTGTTCAGAGACTGATAACAAGGCACG CTCCTGCAGAGGCGCTTGTGTGTGATCAGTGCGGAGCAACATTCTCCTCAGAGGATGCTCTGGAAGgccacaggcaaacacacacag GGACTGACATGGCGGTGttctgtctgctgtgtgcaAAGCGCTTCCAGACCCAGAAGGCCCTGCAGCAGCACATGGAGGTCCATGCAGGCATGCACAGCTACATCTGTAGCCACTGCGAGCGCCCCTTCCCCAGCCACACTACCCTCAAGAGACATTTGCGATCGCACACGG GCGATCACCCGTTTGAGTGCGAATTCTGCGGGAGCTGTTTCAGAGACGATGGCACGCTGAGGGGCCATAAACGCATCCACACAGGAGAGAAGCCTTACGAGTGCAACGGCTGTGGGAAGAGGTTCAGCCTCAAACACCAGCTAGAGACACACTACCGTGTACATACAG GTGAGAAGCCATTTGAGTGTAAGCTGTGTCACCAGCGGTCCAGAGACTACTCAGCTATGATCAAGCACCTGCGCACTCACAACGGAGCGTCTCCGTACCAGTGCACCATCTGCCAGGACTTCTGCCCGAGCCTGGCCGCCATGCAGAAGCACATGAAGAGCCACAAGCCTGAAGAGGTGCCGGCAGACTGGAGGATAGAAAAGACTTACCTGTACGTCTGTTACGTCTGA
- the zbtb16b gene encoding zinc finger and BTB domain-containing protein 16-A isoform X2 — protein MGVLQLHNPTHPGTLLQRANQMRLSGTLCDVIITVDGQEFPAHRTVLACTSKMFEILFHRSSLRYALDFLSPKTFQQILEYAYTASLQATAEDLDDLLYAAEILEIEYLEEQCLKVLETIQAEESEEVAVRNHSSGDHSDHSRARHWRHMLMSKKHSIQDGPNRNTPTALHHLALYHMTERSSPGPEPQVAPESSPKLDAEVDMESSQQPRHHGAKLSQASSLDPARSIKSESMQVDEANSCEGRSSSAGEGSCVSDQPRDEGPGTPLRGSVITSARELHTGPEDGGQVVGNSLDCFPGIPEKHLASIYSVPSNQTGEGMLPVPVSVAPSMGVPLDPRAYSGLLHQGLLHRELLSRLGQFAAGMRHEGQAQGQQCCGECGLQLHSRQAMEQHRRLHNEEKGHGCEYCGKHFQDSMRLRMHMLSHTAPAEALVCDQCGATFSSEDALEGHRQTHTGTDMAVFCLLCAKRFQTQKALQQHMEVHAGMHSYICSHCERPFPSHTTLKRHLRSHTGDHPFECEFCGSCFRDDGTLRGHKRIHTGEKPYECNGCGKRFSLKHQLETHYRVHTGEKPFECKLCHQRSRDYSAMIKHLRTHNGASPYQCTICQDFCPSLAAMQKHMKSHKPEEVPADWRIEKTYLYVCYV, from the exons ATGGGTGTGCTCCAGCTCCACAACCCCACTCACCCCGGCACGCTTCTGCAGCGAGCCAATCAGATGCGTCTGTCCGGCACCTTGTGTGATGTCATCATCACGGTGGACGGCCAGGAGTTCCCGGCGCACCGCACCGTCCTGGCCTGCACCAGCAAAATGTTCGAGATCTTGTTCCACCGCAGCAGCCTGCGCTACGCCCTGGACTTCCTGTCCCCCAAGACCTTCCAGCAGATCCTGGAGTACGCCTACACCGCGTCCCTCCAGGCCACAGCTGAGGACCTGGATGACTTGCTGTACGCCGCTGAGATCCTGGAGATCGAGTACCTGGAGGAGCAGTGTCTGAAGGTGCTGGAGACCATCCAGGCggaggagagtgaggaggtGGCAGTGAGGAATCACAGCTCCGGAGACCACAGTGACCATAGCCGGGCTAGGCACTGGAGGCACATGTTGATGTCCAAGAAGCATTCCATACAGGACGGACCCAACCGCAACACTCCCACCGCCCTACACCACCTGGCACTGTACCACATGACGGAGAGGAGCTCTCCTGGTCCAGAGCCTCAGGTTGCTCCTGAATCGAGCCCCAAGTTGGACGCGGAGGTTGACATGGAGAGCTCCCAGCAGCCTCGTCACCACGGTGCAAAGCTATCCCAGGCCTCATCCCTGGATCCCGCTAGAAGTATCAAATCAGAGAGCATGCAGGTGGATGAGGCCAACAGCTGCGAGGGCAGGTCCTCCAGTGCTGGGGAGGGGAGCTGCGTGTCAGACCAGCCCAGAGACGAGGGCCCGGGGACGCCCCTGAGAGGCAGTGTGATCACCAGTGCTCGAGAGCTGCACACAGGCCCCGAAGACGGAGGACAAGTGGTGGGGAATTCTCTTGACTGTTTCCCCGGGATCCCCGAGAAACATCTGGCCTCCATATACTCGGTGCCCTCCAACCAGACAGGGGAGGGGATGCTGCCAGTGCCCGTTTCAGTGGCCCCGTCCATGGGCGTGCCACTGGACCCGAGGGCCTACAGCGGTCTGCTGCACCAGGGCTTGCTGCACAGAGAGCTCCTCAGCAGGCTGGGCCAGTTTGCAGCGGGCATGAGGCACGAGGGCCAGGCTCAAGGGCAGCAGTGCTGTGGCGAATGTGGGCTTCAGCTGCACAGCAGGCAGGCCATGGAGCAGCACAG GAGGCTGCATAACGAGGAGAAGGGCCACGGCTGTGAATACTGTGGCAAACACTTCCAGGACAGCATGCGGCTAAGGATGCACATGCTGTCTCACACAG CTCCTGCAGAGGCGCTTGTGTGTGATCAGTGCGGAGCAACATTCTCCTCAGAGGATGCTCTGGAAGgccacaggcaaacacacacag GGACTGACATGGCGGTGttctgtctgctgtgtgcaAAGCGCTTCCAGACCCAGAAGGCCCTGCAGCAGCACATGGAGGTCCATGCAGGCATGCACAGCTACATCTGTAGCCACTGCGAGCGCCCCTTCCCCAGCCACACTACCCTCAAGAGACATTTGCGATCGCACACGG GCGATCACCCGTTTGAGTGCGAATTCTGCGGGAGCTGTTTCAGAGACGATGGCACGCTGAGGGGCCATAAACGCATCCACACAGGAGAGAAGCCTTACGAGTGCAACGGCTGTGGGAAGAGGTTCAGCCTCAAACACCAGCTAGAGACACACTACCGTGTACATACAG GTGAGAAGCCATTTGAGTGTAAGCTGTGTCACCAGCGGTCCAGAGACTACTCAGCTATGATCAAGCACCTGCGCACTCACAACGGAGCGTCTCCGTACCAGTGCACCATCTGCCAGGACTTCTGCCCGAGCCTGGCCGCCATGCAGAAGCACATGAAGAGCCACAAGCCTGAAGAGGTGCCGGCAGACTGGAGGATAGAAAAGACTTACCTGTACGTCTGTTACGTCTGA